Within Dehalococcoidia bacterium, the genomic segment ACGCCGGGATCAGCCATTATGGAAATCACCAAGGGAGAAGAAAAATGGATAGTTATGGTAGATTTGGTTCAAAAGCAGATCCGATGGGTGCAAATCCCCGAGGCGCGAATTACTCCTATCGATCCGGTGCAGGATGCGAAAGATCGGGAACTCGTCCTCAATCTCCTTCAAAATGATCCTCAAGCCAAAGCCCTGATGGATCAGGGGGCAGTTCTATACATCCAATTGCACCGCGGGGATTTTGAATATGCGCCCTCTCCAGATACAGGAACCTTTGGCGTTCGTCCGCGAACTAATGCGACGGTGTATCTGATTCTGGGAGATGATTTGTGGGGATGCGATATTGACCTGAAAGCCGGCAAACTGGATGGCGCTATCGAACAAATGCCGGACTATTATCGGATTCCAGCAGAAAAGAAAGAAGCTGTTATGCAGATACTTGAAGCAGAGCCAAAAGTTAGGGAACTGCTGGGTGGAGGAGGACAACTTATCTATATCATGGGAGGCGGAGACTCCGAGTCGATATATATGTCCATGTCCATAATCTATGTGGAGAAAACCGGCGATTTTTGGGAGGCCGTTGTCTCTCTTGATAACATGAAATTCTTGGGCCTGGATATATTGGATTGAGGTGCCCTCGCCCCGGCAAGCGTCTTGACGTTGTGACGTCAAGACGCTATATTGGTTATGAGAGGTGCGCCATGAACACTCGAACCAAACGAGCCACGATCTATCTTGACCCGGACCTGCACAAGGCACTGCGGATGAAATCGATCGAGACCTCCCAGTCCATCTCAGAAGTGGTCAATGACGCTATCAGATTGGCGCTTTCCGAAGATGCGGATGACCTGTCTGCCTTTGAAGAGCGCGCCAATGATCCCCTCATTTCCTTCGAGGATATTTTGAAGGAACTCAAACGCAGTGGCAAAATATGAGATTGTGCTCCGGCGCAGCGTTCTGAAGGATTTGGAGCCGATTCCCGGCAAAGACGTAAAGCGGATTCTCTCGGCTATCGAATCTCTGGCAGAGAATCCGCGCCCCCCGCAATCCTGCAAGCTTTCTTCTCAAGAGAAATACCGCCTTCGTTGCGGTGTTTACCGCATCTTGTATTTCGTTGAGGACGACAGGCTAATCGTCTGCATTGTAAAGGTCGGACACCGCAAGGACGTGTACCGATAAATGTAGGGGCGAAGCATCCGCGGCAGTAGCGGATGCTTCGCCCCTACTCCTTTGGCCTTCCAAAATGGTATGATGACACCTAAAGGAGAACAAGGTGCCGAACCCTCTGGACAAAATCATCAGCCGCAACCAGATGGAAGAGCGCTTTCGCCAGGCGATAAGCGATTCTCTGGAGCAGGCGCGGCAAACAGGCGCAGCGGATATCGTTGTGGGGATTCCCTTCTACAATGAAGCGGATTCGATTGGGCACGTGCTGAGGGCCGCCATCAAGGGTCTGGACCAGTACTATCCGAATGCGAAATCGGTGATCGTAGCCGTCGGGTCCCCGGCGGGCGGAACGGCGCTCCAGGCTATTAAATCCATCCACCGGACGAAGAAATCCAACGTAGAGCGAATCGCTTTCACCTTCGATGACGACACGGTGGATGGGAAAGGGTGGAGTATCCGGGGCATCATGGAGATCGCGGACCAACTGGGTGGCGACCTGGTTTTGCTGGAGGCAGACCTGGTCAGCCGAAAAAGCAAGGAAGAAGTGGCGGGGATGACTCCGGAGTGGATTCAACTTTTGCTTGACCCGATCAGGCGCGGTCAGATGGATCTGGTCGTCTCCCGGTTCAACATGCACTATCTTGATATCATTGCCCACACCAACCTGACGCATCCACTGCTGAGTTCGGTTTATAACTGTCCGGTCTATTCCCTCGTGGGCGGCCTCCGGGGTATCGCTCACCCACTGCTTCGGGTTTATCGGGATGAAGCTCGCCGCAGCTGGAGCACCACAGTCGGCGGACATGGGATAGACGCCTGGATTGTCACCAATGCAATCATCAACAACGCCCGGATTGGTGAAGCCAACCTCGGGGTGAAAATCCATCAGCAGTCTGGAGGGAAGCGGGAACTGGTGTTCCGTCAGGTAACCCGAGCGCTGTTCGATCAGATTCGGAAAGACCAGGACTGGTGGCAATCCACTCAGACAACCGATGAGCCGCCCATCCTGAAACGATTACCGGTCATTGGCATTCGGAAACCGCACCGGCCTGTGACGGCAGAGATGGCTCCGGATGTGCTGATGGCCAAATACAAGGCAGGCTTCAATCAATTCCATTCGCTGTATGAGAAGATATTCCCGGTTGATATCTACCGGCAACTGGAGAATATGGCTGAGGTCCAATCGGAGAAGTTCAATTTCTCACCCGGCGCATGGGCCAAAGTTCTGTATGACTTGCTGCTGGCCTATGCTTTCAACCGGGATTTCGCTCAAGACGACCTGTTCGATTCCCTCATTCCCCTGTACGATGGCTTCACCGCCAGCAACCTGATCGAAATCGAGACGCTGAGAACTGAGCTGGAGTCGATCGCTCCTGAGAAAGCCGACCATCTCATTTCCATCGAATCTGAAGCCCGGATCGAAGCGCTGGTGGATGAGGTCTTGGTGCAGAAACCTATATTCATGGCTGCATGGCAGGAGAAATCGGAAGCGCTCAAGCCGTCGGTGCCCCAGGTGACCTACCGAGAGTTCATTCCCGGTGTGGCTCTAGTGGTTCCCTCGCAGATGCGTGCCCTCGATGGCGGGATCGTCACGGCGAACGGTGTTTATGAATCGGTGTTTGCCAGACGCCGCCAGGAGTTTGAGCGCTTCGTCTATCAGCGGCTGGAAGTTCAGCGCGGGGCCGGTTCTCAGGAAACCTCTCTGGCCATCAAGCAATTCCTCCTCTCGGTGGAAAATCGGCTTTTCCCCGAGGCCGATCTCTCGACCATCGAGGGTACGCAGCAGGCTGTCGACGCTATCTTTGCCGAATTTCCCCACCAGAAGGCTTTCTCCCTGGTTCCCGAAATGGTCTCGGTGATACTAGCGCAGACGCCGCCGATGGTTCTGCTGATCAAGCTCGGGTTTGATACTCTGGATAAACTCCTGCAAAAATATGATTCCCGGGATGTTCTGGCCCTGGTGAGCTGGGTGGAGGATCGGGACTACGTCGAGAGCCTCTGGGGAGTCATTCGGGAGAACATACGTCCCGAGCATTTTGGTCCCTGCGATATCAAGCCGCTGGTGGTCAAAGGGGATGATTTCCCGTCTCTGGTGGAGATGAAGGATTCCTCCGCCCTGGACAAACTGGGTTCCGGCATCCTGGTGACCAGCCTTCACAAGGGAATGGGCGGTGAATTTCCCAAACTGCGATACCTGACCACCATCGCCAAGAATATCATTGAGGCCGAGATGTTCGGCCAGGTGTGGCAGAGATTTGCTTCGGAGCGGAAGGACTTCGGCCGGAAGGTCATTGAATCGATCGAAGGACACTGGGGAAGAAAACCCCTCTCCGCGCACAGTATTTTCGAAGCCGCCATCCATCAATCGCTGGCGGCGCGCCTGCGGCAGATGGCTGAGGCCATCGCCGCAAGTGGTGAGGGAAATAAGGATCGACTGGCGTTAGCCGATGGTCTCAGATCGGTGGCCGATTCCTACGCCCTGGCATTAACGCTCCCGGATGGCGGCTTTGTGACGTGTTCCGCATGGTCATGGGCAAGCTACAGCTTCAGGGGTGGCAGAACTTCCCCCTCGCCACTCTCGGCGCACGTGGAGACGGACTGGGCGTCCCGGGAGTTTCTCTCCGAGTACTTCAAGGCAGTCGGAGGAACTGCTGACGATCTGGAAGAAGAGATAGTCGAGTTGATGGGACAGGGGAGGGCCTGGGAGGACCTGGCTCAACGGATGCTGGGAACGGAAAAGGAAGCCGGAACAATTATGCCCCGGGGAATAGCGGGACTCACTGAAGGGCAGCCTCTGGCCGGGATGCTGACCCGG encodes:
- a CDS encoding CopG family transcriptional regulator; its protein translation is MNTRTKRATIYLDPDLHKALRMKSIETSQSISEVVNDAIRLALSEDADDLSAFEERANDPLISFEDILKELKRSGKI
- a CDS encoding type II toxin-antitoxin system RelE/ParE family toxin, producing MAKYEIVLRRSVLKDLEPIPGKDVKRILSAIESLAENPRPPQSCKLSSQEKYRLRCGVYRILYFVEDDRLIVCIVKVGHRKDVYR
- a CDS encoding glycosidase, encoding MPNPLDKIISRNQMEERFRQAISDSLEQARQTGAADIVVGIPFYNEADSIGHVLRAAIKGLDQYYPNAKSVIVAVGSPAGGTALQAIKSIHRTKKSNVERIAFTFDDDTVDGKGWSIRGIMEIADQLGGDLVLLEADLVSRKSKEEVAGMTPEWIQLLLDPIRRGQMDLVVSRFNMHYLDIIAHTNLTHPLLSSVYNCPVYSLVGGLRGIAHPLLRVYRDEARRSWSTTVGGHGIDAWIVTNAIINNARIGEANLGVKIHQQSGGKRELVFRQVTRALFDQIRKDQDWWQSTQTTDEPPILKRLPVIGIRKPHRPVTAEMAPDVLMAKYKAGFNQFHSLYEKIFPVDIYRQLENMAEVQSEKFNFSPGAWAKVLYDLLLAYAFNRDFAQDDLFDSLIPLYDGFTASNLIEIETLRTELESIAPEKADHLISIESEARIEALVDEVLVQKPIFMAAWQEKSEALKPSVPQVTYREFIPGVALVVPSQMRALDGGIVTANGVYESVFARRRQEFERFVYQRLEVQRGAGSQETSLAIKQFLLSVENRLFPEADLSTIEGTQQAVDAIFAEFPHQKAFSLVPEMVSVILAQTPPMVLLIKLGFDTLDKLLQKYDSRDVLALVSWVEDRDYVESLWGVIRENIRPEHFGPCDIKPLVVKGDDFPSLVEMKDSSALDKLGSGILVTSLHKGMGGEFPKLRYLTTIAKNIIEAEMFGQVWQRFASERKDFGRKVIESIEGHWGRKPLSAHSIFEAAIHQSLAARLRQMAEAIAASGEGNKDRLALADGLRSVADSYALALTLPDGGFVTCSAWSWASYSFRGGRTSPSPLSAHVETDWASREFLSEYFKAVGGTADDLEEEIVELMGQGRAWEDLAQRMLGTEKEAGTIMPRGIAGLTEGQPLAGMLTRYAHNPVLEPVNDHPWESKYVLNAGTIRLDGKVYLVYRAFGEDKISRLGLAVSKDGFKFEHRPDHPIFEPEGKDDAQGCEDPRLTRMGDRIYMTYTAYDGMIAQIAMASIPVDDFLREHWQSWQRHGMVFPGITDKDAALFPEQFNGKFAMLHRVDPHIWVTFSPHLRCPWPRRMHEILAGATSGMMWDATKIGGGSQPIKTRFGWLLITHGVDYAHIYRLGVMLLDLTNPAKLLYRSPNFVLQPEEKWELGKDEQSWVPHVVFTCGAVPAGEEKEILDAEDELIVYYGAADSVICAATATIGDLIPEKFR